One Actinospica robiniae DSM 44927 genomic region harbors:
- a CDS encoding condensation domain-containing protein: MGVTRSAIPVRFHGEDVGGVSGVGELTWGQQGIWETIQRTGRTLNIGGALPMPAGTSAEEIAAMLRFWVSRHPSLRTRLRFAPHTRQVVAESGELPLHVVDVDGADDPSAAAESLRVEFETPAFAYETEFPVRMGVVRRDGEVTHMVVQYCHLAVDGGAIDAMVRDLECLDRKTGIGSVPADGLNPLELAGIQATPAGLRPSVKSLRYWQEQLNGVPSRRFAEPGEGCEPRFWELCLYSPAMYLALKSIAARTETNTTHVLFAAYAVALAQVTGIQPSLAMTVVSNRFRPGFGELVGQITQAGLCVVDVADCTFDDVVARAWKAVTAGALNGYYEPAAHRALLDRLAEERGEAIDVSCFVNDRRRDAEPLPGEPPVTEDELRAALTLSTLRWDRKQPTFDATLFLQVDSAPDLNAPRRIEEQDRQRDPAVFLAVWADTRYLPPHDVELFVASMERILVAAALDPSTSTDVKA, encoded by the coding sequence ATGGGCGTCACGAGAAGTGCGATCCCGGTGCGGTTCCACGGCGAGGACGTCGGCGGCGTCAGCGGCGTCGGCGAACTGACGTGGGGGCAGCAGGGGATCTGGGAGACGATCCAGCGGACCGGCAGGACGCTGAACATCGGCGGTGCGCTGCCGATGCCGGCCGGGACGAGCGCCGAGGAGATCGCGGCGATGCTGCGGTTCTGGGTCAGCCGGCACCCGTCGCTGCGCACGCGGCTCCGCTTCGCGCCGCACACCCGGCAGGTGGTGGCCGAGTCGGGCGAGTTGCCGCTGCACGTGGTCGACGTGGACGGCGCGGACGATCCGTCCGCCGCCGCGGAGTCGCTGCGGGTCGAGTTCGAGACGCCGGCCTTCGCCTATGAGACGGAGTTCCCGGTGCGGATGGGCGTCGTGCGGCGCGACGGCGAGGTCACCCACATGGTGGTGCAGTACTGCCATCTGGCCGTGGACGGCGGCGCCATCGACGCGATGGTGCGCGATCTGGAGTGCCTCGACCGGAAGACCGGTATCGGCAGCGTGCCGGCCGACGGGCTCAATCCGTTGGAGCTGGCCGGAATCCAGGCCACTCCGGCCGGGCTCCGGCCGAGTGTCAAGTCCCTGCGGTACTGGCAGGAGCAGCTGAACGGCGTGCCCTCGCGCCGCTTCGCCGAGCCGGGCGAAGGGTGCGAACCGCGGTTCTGGGAGCTGTGCCTGTACTCGCCGGCCATGTATCTGGCGCTCAAGTCGATCGCCGCACGCACGGAGACGAACACGACGCACGTGCTCTTCGCCGCGTACGCGGTGGCGCTGGCCCAGGTGACCGGCATCCAGCCGAGCCTCGCGATGACGGTGGTGAGCAACCGGTTCCGGCCGGGGTTCGGCGAGCTGGTCGGGCAGATCACGCAGGCCGGTCTGTGCGTGGTGGACGTCGCGGACTGCACGTTCGACGACGTCGTGGCTCGGGCGTGGAAGGCGGTGACGGCCGGGGCTTTGAACGGCTACTACGAGCCTGCGGCGCACCGCGCGCTGCTCGACCGCTTGGCCGAGGAGCGCGGAGAGGCGATCGACGTCTCCTGCTTCGTCAACGACCGCCGCCGGGACGCCGAACCGCTGCCAGGCGAGCCGCCGGTAACGGAGGACGAGTTGCGCGCGGCGCTGACGTTGAGCACGCTGCGCTGGGATCGGAAGCAGCCCACCTTCGACGCCACTCTTTTCCTCCAGGTGGATTCGGCACCTGATCTCAACGCACCACGGCGGATCGAGGAACAGGACCGGCAGCGGGATCCGGCGGTCTTCCTCGCGGTCTGGGCCGATACCCGGTATCTGCCGCCGCACGACGTCGAGCTCTTCGTCGCCTCGATGGAGCGGATCCTGGTGGCCGCGGCCCTCGATCCGTCTACGTCCACGGATGTCAAAGCCTGA
- a CDS encoding arabinofuranosidase catalytic domain-containing protein: MLRRNPRAGQRLRTTLLSAVGVLVLGAGVLFGASGVAQAATSEPCDIYASAGTPCVAAHSTTRALFAAYSGALYEVKRASDGSSTAIYPVSAGSYANASTQNSFCSGTICTITEIFDQSGHGNTLTIEGPGGYGGQNVGAIANALPVTVDGHTVYGVYVSAGVGYRDNSTSSVPTGSAAQGAYMVTSGTHYNNRCCFDYGNAETSSTDTGNGHMDAINFGSECWFSPCSGSGPWVQADLENGLFAGGNGSDTSNKGNSSAFVTALVKDNGTNTYAIKGGNSQSGSLTTWYSGSLPTTGGYEPMHQEGAIILGTGGDDSDGSVGSFFEGVITKGYPTDAADNSVQSNVVAAAYKAQSVSISSGTQYKVTSVNAGTVMDDTNCVKTNGTAVDLWASLGNTCQEWVFTSVGANIYTVKNVNSGTMLDATNCSWTDGTAVDLWASLGNTCQEWQVIPDGSYYSLVNVNSGMVLDAVNCGTANGTKVDEWQALNNFCQDWKIAS; this comes from the coding sequence CTGCTCCGCCGCAACCCCAGAGCCGGCCAGCGGCTGCGCACCACCCTGCTGTCCGCCGTCGGCGTGCTCGTCCTGGGCGCCGGGGTGCTGTTCGGCGCCTCCGGCGTCGCCCAGGCGGCGACGTCCGAACCCTGCGACATCTACGCCTCGGCCGGCACGCCCTGCGTGGCCGCGCACAGCACCACCCGCGCGCTGTTCGCCGCCTACTCCGGCGCGCTCTACGAGGTCAAGCGGGCCTCGGACGGTTCGAGCACGGCGATCTACCCGGTCTCGGCCGGCAGCTACGCCAACGCCTCGACGCAGAACTCGTTCTGCTCCGGCACCATCTGCACCATCACCGAGATCTTCGACCAGTCCGGCCACGGCAACACCCTGACGATCGAGGGACCGGGCGGCTACGGCGGCCAGAACGTCGGCGCCATCGCCAATGCGCTGCCCGTGACGGTCGACGGCCACACCGTGTACGGCGTCTACGTCTCGGCCGGCGTCGGTTACCGCGACAACAGCACCTCGAGCGTGCCCACCGGCAGCGCCGCTCAGGGCGCGTACATGGTCACCAGCGGCACGCACTACAACAACCGCTGCTGCTTCGACTACGGCAACGCCGAGACCAGCAGCACCGACACCGGCAACGGCCACATGGACGCGATCAACTTCGGCTCGGAGTGCTGGTTCTCGCCCTGCTCGGGCAGCGGGCCGTGGGTCCAGGCCGACCTGGAGAACGGCCTGTTCGCCGGCGGCAACGGCTCGGACACCTCCAACAAGGGCAACTCCAGCGCGTTCGTCACCGCACTGGTGAAGGACAACGGCACGAACACGTACGCGATCAAGGGCGGCAACTCGCAGTCCGGCAGCCTGACCACGTGGTACAGCGGCTCGCTGCCCACGACCGGCGGCTACGAGCCGATGCACCAGGAGGGCGCGATCATCCTCGGCACCGGCGGCGATGACAGCGACGGCTCGGTCGGCTCGTTCTTCGAGGGCGTCATCACCAAGGGCTACCCGACCGACGCGGCGGACAACTCGGTGCAGTCCAACGTGGTCGCGGCCGCGTACAAGGCGCAGAGCGTCTCGATCAGCTCCGGCACCCAGTACAAGGTCACCAGCGTCAACGCCGGCACCGTGATGGACGACACCAACTGCGTGAAGACCAACGGCACCGCCGTGGACCTGTGGGCCTCGCTCGGCAACACCTGCCAGGAGTGGGTGTTCACCAGCGTCGGCGCGAACATCTACACGGTCAAGAACGTCAACAGCGGCACCATGCTCGACGCGACCAACTGCAGTTGGACCGACGGCACGGCCGTGGACCTGTGGGCCTCGCTCGGCAACACCTGCCAGGAGTGGCAGGTCATCCCGGACGGTTCGTACTATTCGCTGGTCAATGTGAACAGCGGAATGGTCCTCGATGCGGTCAACTGTGGCACGGCGAACGGGACGAAGGTCGATGAATGGCAGGCCCTGAACAACTTCTGCCAGGACTGGAAGATCGCCTCCTGA
- a CDS encoding IS4 family transposase yields the protein MSHSAVEGLSGRLTDHVSVGLLAAAVPRVVIDDAVAEFGRGAKRADAKLPAHVMVYFAMAMALFADEDYQEVLTRLTEVLKDWGRWDAGWECPGSGGITQARKRLGSDVVREVFEQVAQPVAGMLTRGAWLAGRRMVSIDGFEWDVPDSAANAGYFGYAGSGGNRSAFPKMRVVTLVECGSRAPIGADAGPCGGKGSGEQSAARRLYRFLDQDMLLLADRNFYSFADWCQASQTGAELLWRLGDTIALPLVAKLGDGSYTSVVFASRTSAKVREQVLAAARAGADLEEFEDRARLVRVVEYEVADRGTAGERELFCLLTTLLDARSAPAALLAAGYHERWEHEQANAQAKTVLRGPGKVMRSQSPDMVIQELYGYLLTHYAINSLICRAATEADIDPDRVKFTNAVRIIRRRIDDPAAFSP from the coding sequence GTGTCGCATAGTGCTGTGGAGGGCCTGTCGGGCCGTTTGACGGATCATGTGTCGGTCGGGTTGTTGGCGGCGGCGGTGCCGCGTGTGGTGATCGATGACGCGGTGGCGGAGTTCGGCAGGGGTGCGAAGCGGGCGGATGCGAAGCTTCCGGCGCATGTCATGGTGTATTTCGCGATGGCGATGGCGTTGTTCGCGGACGAGGACTATCAGGAGGTCCTGACCCGGTTGACCGAGGTCCTGAAGGATTGGGGGCGTTGGGACGCCGGGTGGGAGTGTCCCGGGTCGGGCGGGATCACCCAGGCGCGCAAGCGTCTGGGTTCTGACGTGGTCCGGGAGGTGTTCGAGCAGGTTGCGCAGCCGGTGGCGGGGATGCTGACGCGGGGGGCGTGGCTGGCGGGCAGGCGGATGGTCTCGATCGACGGGTTCGAGTGGGATGTGCCGGACAGTGCGGCGAACGCGGGGTACTTCGGGTACGCCGGTTCGGGCGGCAACCGGTCGGCGTTCCCGAAGATGCGGGTGGTGACGTTGGTCGAGTGCGGCTCGCGGGCTCCGATCGGCGCGGACGCGGGGCCGTGCGGCGGCAAGGGCAGCGGGGAGCAGTCCGCGGCGCGTCGGCTCTACCGGTTCCTCGACCAGGACATGCTGTTGTTGGCCGATCGCAACTTCTACTCGTTCGCCGACTGGTGTCAGGCGTCGCAGACGGGTGCTGAGCTGCTGTGGCGCCTGGGTGACACGATTGCGCTGCCGCTGGTCGCCAAGCTCGGGGACGGCTCGTACACCTCGGTGGTGTTCGCGTCGCGTACCTCGGCGAAGGTCCGTGAGCAGGTCCTGGCGGCGGCTCGGGCGGGGGCGGATCTGGAGGAGTTCGAGGATCGCGCGCGGCTGGTTCGGGTGGTGGAGTACGAGGTGGCGGACCGGGGCACCGCTGGGGAGCGGGAGCTGTTTTGCCTGCTGACGACGCTGCTGGATGCGCGCAGTGCCCCGGCCGCGCTGCTGGCGGCGGGATATCACGAGCGGTGGGAGCACGAGCAGGCGAACGCGCAGGCCAAGACGGTTCTACGGGGACCGGGGAAGGTCATGCGGTCCCAGAGCCCTGACATGGTGATCCAGGAGCTCTACGGCTACCTGCTCACCCACTATGCGATCAACTCCCTGATCTGTCGGGCCGCGACCGAGGCGGACATCGACCCGGACCGGGTGAAGTTCACCAACGCGGTCCGCATCATCCGCCGCCGGATCGATGATCCGGCGGCCTTTTCCCCCTGA